ATCCGTCGGCTCCATGGCGATGCCGAAGCTCACCCGCTTCAGGTCCGGCCGCTTCTCGAAGAGCGGCCCCAGGCCGGACTCCAGATACGGGCCCTCTTCGCGCTCATAGAGGATCAACGCGAGGTTCACCGGCAGCTCTCTCAGCGGCAGGTCCTCGGCCAGCGCCATCATCACCGCCAGCCCGCCCTTCATGTCCGACGCGCCCAGCCCGAACACCCGCTCGCCCTCGATGCGCGCGGGACCATCGCTCGGATGCGCGGGCACCGTGTCCAGGTGTCCCACGAGCGCCACGGTGGGCCGCGGGTCATCCAGTCGGCCCACGACCATCGAGTGCCCGACCCGAATCACGGACTCGCGAGGGAAGCGCTCGAGCGCCCACCGCTCCACATGATCAGCGAGCGGACCTTCCTGCCCGATAGGACTGGGGATACGGCACAGGGTGAGCGTGGACTGGGCGAGGCGCGCGGCGAGCTGAGCGGTCATGAAGAGCGCCGCGCACCATAGACCTGTCCCCGGCTCAGTGCACCTGGAACACGTGGAGGGTCACCTCGCCCGCCTTGATGATCGTCACGTCCTCCGTCACGAGCGGCCGGCCGTCCTTCAGCAAGGCTTCCAGGCGCAGGCTCAGCAGCCCCGGGCCCAGCGTCGTCGCCACGCCAATGCTGGAGCCCGTGCCCTCGATTTCCTTGCCCGTGCCGAGCACCACCCGCCACCGGCTGTCCCGGAGGTTGTCGCTGCCGTCGACCTGGACCTTGATGGCGCCGTAGGCGGCCGAGGGCGCGGCAGCCAGGGCGGTGCGCTGCGCGTCCATCCGCTGCTCCAGCACCGCCAGGTGGCCCTTGAACTCAGCCATCCAGTCCTGCGTCTCCTGCCTCACCGTCGCGTTGACGTCGATGATGAAGGCCTGGAGCAGATCCAGCACCGCGGTGAGCCGCTGCTCCTTGGGCATCGTGGGTGACATCAATGCCAGCCGGGCCCAGCCGAACTGCAAGGCCTCCAGCTTCGAGTTGATCTCCTGATAGGCGGACACGTAGCGCATCCACCCTGAGGAGGCGCCGAAGTAGTTATCCAGACCGACGCAGGTGGCGCCCATCACCGCGAACACGGAGGCCAGCAGGCCCCACTTCTGGTAGGCCTGCTCGTTAGGGAGCAGCTGCACCAGGATGGGCGTGACGCTGGCCAGCGCGGTCAGAAAGATGGCCAGCATGCGCAGCCGCTGGCCCCACGTCTTCCGGATCGCCATGTTGCGCGAGTACCAACCCATCGCCTCGCGGCCCTTGTCCACGACGATGCGATAGAGCTCCTGAACCTCTTCGGGCTGCTCAGGCTGCGAGAGGACCGGGAGCACCAATCCCTGGAGGTTCTTCTCCGGCTTCTGACTGGGACCCGCGCTCCCCGCTATCTTCCCGTTGGCCATACCCCTGCTGCTTAGTCGAAGCTCGTCACTCCGTCGATGAGGGCGGCGGCGATGCAGGCGGGTCCCTCAATGGCCACGAAGTCGTGCGCGCTGCCCGACTCCTTCTCCAGGAGCTCGCCAGGCCAGACTTCGTTTCCCGAGTCCTCGCGGAACCCACCCTCGAGGACCAGGTTCCACTCATGACCGTGGTGGGTGTGCCGCGGGAAGCGCACGCCGGGCGCCAGCCGGACGAAGGCCGCCAGCATCCCGGACTTCGCCGGCCCCGTCTCCACCGGCATCAACTGCACCCCCTCCACGGGGCCCGGCATCCATGCGTCCGGGTCACTCAAGGACTCCAGCAGCGCCCGCGTCCGCTCGCGCGTGAGGTCGAAGAACGCGGCGACCTTCTCGGAGAAGCGGGCAAAGCGCCCAGGCCCCTCCATCTCGGCCACCACCCGCGCGAGCACTCCTGGCGGGGGCTTGCTGGGCACCACCAGGGCCGCCAGCCCCTCCACCCCAGGCGACAACCGGACCACCTCCGCGCGGCACTGCTCACAGCCCGCGAGGTGCTGTTCAGCCGCCTGCCGGGCCGACGGGTCCACCGTCCCCAGCAGCAGCTCCGGCAGAATGTCGTCCAGGTGGGCCATATCTCATCACACTTCCTCGGTCGTCACTCCCTCTACGGCCGTCACGAACCGATGGATTTCCCGTCCCACCTACACGGGAACAGCGAAGTCTCTCAATGCGGCATTGAGGCTGGTCTTCTGGTCAGTGCTCTTCGTCCGCTGGCCGATGATCAACGCGCAGGGCACGCCATACTTCCCGGCAGGGAACTGCTTCTCGCGCATTCCGGGGATGACCACGCTGCGAGCGGGCACGCGACCCTTGTGGATGCGCTCCTCGGGGCCGGTGACATCGATGATCTGCGTGGATGCGGTGAGCACCACGTTGGCACCAAGCACCGCCTCCTCCTCGACCACCACGCCCTCGACGACGATGCAGCGGCTGCCGATGAAGGCTCCATCCTCGATGATAACGGGCGAGGCGGTGGGCGGCTCGAGCACCCCACCCAGGCCCACGCCACCAGACAGGTGGACGTTGCGGCCCACTTGAGCGCAACTGCCCACCGTGGCCCACGTATCCACCATGGTGCCCGAGCCCACGCGCGCGCCGATGTTCACGTAGCCCGGCATCACCACCGCGCCCTTCTCCACGAAGGCGCCGTAGCGCACCACGCCCGGGGGCACCACGCGCACGCCGGCGGCCTGCAGGTTCTTCTTCAGCGGCACCTTGTCGTGGAACTCGAAGGGGCCTACCTCCATCACCTGCATCTCCGACACGGCGAAGAATAGGAGGATGGCTTCCTTCACCCAGGCGTTGACGCGCCAACCTTCCGGGCCCTTCTCGGCCACGCGCAGCTCGCCCGCGTCCAGGCGCGCCAGCGTCTCGCGCACGGCGGCCACATGATCGGCTTCCTTCAGCTTCGTCCGGTCGGCAAACGCCTCGGACACCTTCTGGGACAGCGCTTCAAGGGAGGACATGGCCCTCCTTTGAACCACAAATCCGGCCCGGCCGCCGCAATCCCGTGAGGCTCAGTCGTGGGCGTGTCCGGTGTTGGCGGCCTCGGCCAGCGGGTGGATATGCGTGGGAATGTCATGGAAGTACCGGTCCCCCACGGGCTCGTGCAGCTCGGACGGAGAGCCCTGAACGGACACGTGCCCACCCGTCACCGCCGTCACCCGCGAGAGCGGCACTGCGAACTCCTTGCGCCTGCGCGAGAAGCCCCAGGGCCGCACGTACATCACCTCGCGGCCAATGAGCATCACCCGCCCCAGCCGCTGGCCGTCCTGCGTTCGCACCTGCATTCCCGTTTGGATGGAGCGTCGCTCCACCGGCGAGTCCCACCAAGCCATGTGTCACCTCCGGCACAGTGCAAGGTGCGTCGGGGTTGGGACTCAAGCGAGAGGCCCCCAGAGGTCCAAGGGCTCTCTTCCTCCCTGGCTCAGCGTCCAAGCTCTTTGGACACTGCGTCGATGACCTCCTTCTCCGTGGGGAACGCGACGGTTTGTTTCTTCCAGACCGTCTTGCCGTTCACGGCGATGTCGAAGCTTCCCGACGGGCCAGGCTTCAGCTCTGAGTCCAGCTGCAACTCCTCCTTCAGGGCAACCGCCGCACGGACGGCTCGAGGCTTGTAGCCTCAGGCGTTGCAGTACGTGATGGTGATCTTCGCGTCGGCCATGGAGTGGCCTCCTTCTGGGTGGTCAGCGGGCACACCCGGGGTGCACCCGTACCTGGATAAATAGTGACAGGCCGGAGCGAGCGCCAATCCCAATGGGCCGCCCGGCCTGTTCCCATCCGCGAAGTCAGGGCTCCAGGTCCACTCCAGGGGACTCCTCCGGACGTTCGTCGTCCGGCTGGCCCTCGGTGAGGGACTGGGTTCCCTGCAGGGCCCCAATCATGCGCCCGAGGATGCGGATCCGTTCCTCCGAGTCCTTCACGAGCAGGTGCTTGCCCACAACGGAGGCCATTCCCCGGGAGCTCGCCGCCTGCTCGCACCAGGCGCTGGCAATCTGGGCCGCGGGCAGCCCTTCCACCGGAATGAGCTGAGTGATGAGCGGAGCGGGCTCCACCAGCAGGAGCCGCTCGAGTAATTCCTCACGCTCCTCCAACGAGAGCACGCCCTGGTTGTAGGTACTGCCCACGCCATAGTGGGCGCGCAGCAGCCCGAGGAGCCGGGCGGTATCCGTGTCCGGCAGCGCCAGCGAGACGCGCAGGTCCACCAGCGGTGCGGCCACGACGACGCTCATGCCCAACTCACTGGCCATCGCGGCCCCCAGCGCCCCCAGAGGCGCCGCCTCGGCGATAAGCCGGAAGCGGGTCTCCGGCAACCTCACTCCCACGGAGCTGTTGGAACCCGCCGGCGTGGCGGGCGCACCCTCCGGAGCCGAGGCAGGAGGCTCGGGCTCGGGAGACAGGCGCTTCAGCTCCAGGCGGCCCACGGGTGCATTGGAGTGGGAGACAGAGCTGCGCGGCGGCGGGGGACGGCCCCGGCAGGTGAAGGCCACCTCGGGCTCGGGACGGGCCTCGGGCTTCAGCGCGCCGCATCCGGTCAACGCGAGGATTCCTCCCGCGAGGATGATGTGTCTCATGGAAGCCTCAGTATGCCCGAAGCAGCCATGCTCGCGGGCTCCGGTTTTCCACGGGCGTCCCCCGGTCTACGGTGCGCCGCCATGCAGACCTTCCGAGACCGTGCCGCCGCCGCCTACGACGCCGAGCACTTCCGCCGCCAGGGGCACCAGCTGGTGGATCAGCTCGCCGACTACCTGGCGCGCGCCACCCGAGGTGAAGGGCTCCCCGTGCTTCCGTGGGCGCCTCCGGCGGAGAACGTGGCCCGCTTCCCGGGGACGTTCCCTGAGGAGCCCACTGGAGAGTTCTCCTCCTTCATGGAGCGGGTGCTCACCCACTCCCATCACCTGCACCACCCGCGCTACGTGGGGCACCAGGTGTCGTCGCCCCTGCCGCTGGCGGCGCTGTGTGACTTCGTCTCCGCGCTGCTCAACAACGGCATGGCGGTGTACGAGATGGGGCCGGTTTCCACCGCCATGGAGCACAACGTGGTGCGCTGGATGGCCGGACAGCTCGGCCTGCCGGAGAGCGCGGGCGGAGTGCTCACTTCGGGCGGATCCGCGGGCAACCTCACCGCGCTGCTCGCGGCGCGCCAGGCCAAGGCCGGGTATGACGCGTGGAGCGGTGGTTCCACCGCGGGCCCGCCCCTCACGGTGCTCGTCGCGGAGACGGCGCACTACTGCATCGCCCGCTCCACGAAGGTGATGGGCTGGGGCGCGGGAGGCGTCACCCCCGTGCCCGTGGACGCGAACTTCCGGCTCCGCCCGGATGCGCTGGAAGGTGCGCTCGCGGCCGCCACCCGGGCAGGACGCAAGCCCATCGCCGTGGTGGCCAGTGCCGGTTCTACTGCGACGGGGGCGTTTGATCCGCTCGACGCGGTGGCGGACTTCTGCGAGCGCCACGGCCTCTGGTTCCACGTGGACGGAGCCCACGGGGCCTCGGCGGTGCTGAGCCCCCGGTACCGCGCGCAGGTGAAGGGCATCGAGCGCGCGGACTCGGTGGTGTGGGACGCGCACAAGATGATGATGGTGCCCGCGC
This window of the Hyalangium minutum genome carries:
- a CDS encoding SLATT domain-containing protein; this encodes MANGKIAGSAGPSQKPEKNLQGLVLPVLSQPEQPEEVQELYRIVVDKGREAMGWYSRNMAIRKTWGQRLRMLAIFLTALASVTPILVQLLPNEQAYQKWGLLASVFAVMGATCVGLDNYFGASSGWMRYVSAYQEINSKLEALQFGWARLALMSPTMPKEQRLTAVLDLLQAFIIDVNATVRQETQDWMAEFKGHLAVLEQRMDAQRTALAAAPSAAYGAIKVQVDGSDNLRDSRWRVVLGTGKEIEGTGSSIGVATTLGPGLLSLRLEALLKDGRPLVTEDVTIIKAGEVTLHVFQVH
- a CDS encoding dimethylsulfonioproprionate lyase family protein, with product MAHLDDILPELLLGTVDPSARQAAEQHLAGCEQCRAEVVRLSPGVEGLAALVVPSKPPPGVLARVVAEMEGPGRFARFSEKVAAFFDLTRERTRALLESLSDPDAWMPGPVEGVQLMPVETGPAKSGMLAAFVRLAPGVRFPRHTHHGHEWNLVLEGGFREDSGNEVWPGELLEKESGSAHDFVAIEGPACIAAALIDGVTSFD
- a CDS encoding 2,3,4,5-tetrahydropyridine-2,6-dicarboxylate N-succinyltransferase, with protein sequence MSSLEALSQKVSEAFADRTKLKEADHVAAVRETLARLDAGELRVAEKGPEGWRVNAWVKEAILLFFAVSEMQVMEVGPFEFHDKVPLKKNLQAAGVRVVPPGVVRYGAFVEKGAVVMPGYVNIGARVGSGTMVDTWATVGSCAQVGRNVHLSGGVGLGGVLEPPTASPVIIEDGAFIGSRCIVVEGVVVEEEAVLGANVVLTASTQIIDVTGPEERIHKGRVPARSVVIPGMREKQFPAGKYGVPCALIIGQRTKSTDQKTSLNAALRDFAVPV
- a CDS encoding pyridoxal phosphate-dependent decarboxylase family protein, with translation MQTFRDRAAAAYDAEHFRRQGHQLVDQLADYLARATRGEGLPVLPWAPPAENVARFPGTFPEEPTGEFSSFMERVLTHSHHLHHPRYVGHQVSSPLPLAALCDFVSALLNNGMAVYEMGPVSTAMEHNVVRWMAGQLGLPESAGGVLTSGGSAGNLTALLAARQAKAGYDAWSGGSTAGPPLTVLVAETAHYCIARSTKVMGWGAGGVTPVPVDANFRLRPDALEGALAAATRAGRKPIAVVASAGSTATGAFDPLDAVADFCERHGLWFHVDGAHGASAVLSPRYRAQVKGIERADSVVWDAHKMMMVPALVTAVLFREASRSSEAFAQEASYLFQGQDTRRWHDVGLRTLECTKEMMALKLYTCLSLLGTRLFSEYVTETFELSRRFAERLQASGDFEVAVPPDCNIVCFRHTPKGLPASEWDALQSRLREQLITRGDFYLVQTTLPKGVYLRTTLINPLTTDADLEALMEAVRRAA